The proteins below come from a single Geobacillus thermoleovorans genomic window:
- a CDS encoding ABC transporter ATP-binding protein — protein sequence MSAVLLEVEQLSKSFGGVQAVQNVSFHVKKEEIVAVIGPNGAGKTTLFNMISGIIPPTSGLVRFQGAMVSGKQPHELAMLGMTRTFQNLQLFSDMTVLENVMVGFHSRLKSGILSAGFRLPRTVKEERQAQKQAFSCLEQVGLAHLACKRAGTLPYGMQRLVEIARAAVSRPSLILLDEPMAGLNPQESKQLVDVLLAMREQGFTFLFVEHDMETVMAIADRIVVLDYGKKIAEGAPEEIARHPDVIKAYLGEEAV from the coding sequence ATGAGCGCAGTGTTGCTCGAAGTGGAGCAATTGTCCAAGTCATTTGGCGGCGTTCAGGCGGTGCAGAACGTGTCCTTTCACGTGAAAAAAGAAGAAATCGTCGCGGTGATCGGGCCGAACGGGGCAGGCAAAACGACCTTGTTCAATATGATCAGCGGCATTATTCCGCCGACGAGTGGTCTCGTTCGTTTTCAAGGAGCCATGGTCAGCGGCAAACAACCGCACGAGTTGGCGATGCTGGGAATGACAAGGACGTTTCAAAACTTGCAGCTGTTTTCTGATATGACGGTGTTGGAAAATGTGATGGTCGGATTTCATTCACGGTTGAAGAGCGGAATCCTCAGCGCCGGCTTTCGGCTGCCGCGTACGGTGAAAGAAGAAAGGCAAGCGCAGAAACAGGCGTTTTCCTGCCTCGAGCAGGTCGGTTTGGCCCATCTCGCCTGCAAGCGGGCAGGCACGCTGCCATATGGGATGCAGCGGCTCGTGGAAATCGCTCGGGCGGCTGTGTCTCGTCCTTCGCTCATTTTGCTTGACGAGCCGATGGCCGGGCTGAACCCGCAAGAATCAAAGCAGCTCGTTGATGTGTTGCTGGCGATGAGGGAACAAGGCTTTACCTTTTTGTTCGTGGAACATGATATGGAAACGGTGATGGCGATCGCCGACCGGATCGTCGTCCTCGATTATGGGAAAAAAATCGCCGAAGGGGCGCCGGAAGAGATTGCGCGGCATCCTGATGTCATCAAGGCGTATTTGGGAGAGGAGGCGGTCTGA
- a CDS encoding branched-chain amino acid ABC transporter permease, translating into MEHGQRMTDGRKRWLLLVGAAVWLGLPWLVFGNNYVLSTLILIGLYALVSTGMTLLMGYAGQISLGQAAFYGIGAYASAYLTAHAGWPSWLALAAGAVLAALVALVVGIPVFRLREHYLALATLGFGVIMFTFFKEWKEITGGLNGFFGIPPIRIAGVPLQSDLQFYYLVSLFVLAGLWFAHNIVRSRVGRALRAIHGSEVAASSLGVNIMKYKLQIFMLSAVYASIAGSLYAHYVTFINPDLFGIVPSIYFLIMVVIGGTASVWGGLIGAAVYVCLGEWLKAVVPLLLPNAGGEFEIVFFGLLLVVMLIYMPNGLTGVMQKRMRRFLEMGGRQEKQIAAVEGHKARSIGGERG; encoded by the coding sequence ATGGAGCACGGTCAACGAATGACGGATGGACGGAAACGATGGCTCTTGCTTGTTGGCGCAGCCGTCTGGCTCGGTCTCCCTTGGCTCGTCTTCGGCAATAACTACGTGCTAAGCACTCTGATTCTCATCGGGCTGTACGCGCTCGTAAGCACAGGGATGACGCTGTTGATGGGGTATGCGGGCCAAATTTCGCTCGGCCAGGCGGCGTTTTACGGCATCGGGGCTTATGCGTCCGCCTATTTGACCGCGCATGCGGGATGGCCGTCCTGGCTGGCGCTGGCTGCCGGCGCGGTTTTGGCTGCTTTGGTGGCGCTTGTGGTCGGCATTCCAGTTTTTCGGCTGCGTGAGCATTATTTGGCGTTGGCGACGTTAGGCTTTGGCGTCATTATGTTTACATTTTTCAAGGAATGGAAAGAGATCACGGGAGGGCTGAATGGTTTTTTTGGCATTCCGCCGATCCGTATAGCCGGGGTTCCGTTGCAAAGCGATCTCCAGTTTTACTACCTCGTTTCGTTGTTTGTTCTGGCCGGGTTATGGTTTGCCCATAATATTGTCCGCTCCCGGGTCGGAAGGGCGCTGCGGGCGATTCATGGAAGCGAGGTGGCAGCAAGCTCCCTTGGGGTGAACATTATGAAATACAAGCTGCAAATCTTTATGCTCAGCGCGGTCTACGCTTCGATTGCCGGGAGCTTATACGCCCATTACGTCACGTTTATCAATCCGGATTTATTCGGCATCGTCCCTTCGATTTACTTTTTAATCATGGTGGTCATTGGCGGGACAGCCAGCGTATGGGGAGGACTCATCGGCGCTGCCGTCTATGTCTGCTTAGGAGAATGGCTCAAAGCCGTTGTCCCGCTGTTGCTTCCGAATGCCGGCGGAGAGTTTGAAATTGTCTTTTTTGGCTTGTTGTTGGTGGTCATGTTGATTTATATGCCGAACGGGTTGACGGGTGTGATGCAAAAGAGGATGCGGCGCTTTTTGGAAATGGGCGGACGTCAAGAGAAGCAGATAGCCGCAGTTGAGGGGCATAAGGCGCGTTCGATCGGAGGGGAGCGGGGATGA
- a CDS encoding branched-chain amino acid ABC transporter permease — translation MEAWSQFVQLLFSGLTVGSIYALVALGFVITYSVTGILNLAQGDFAMLGALFCITLVNNGVPFAAAIGLSMLAVMVVGGLFERLAIQPARRSPVAVLIIITIGASFVFRGIALLVWGTDPYALRPFTGHGALEVFGAVIQWQSVWAIVISLASFAALHLFFHRTYIGKAVAACVINPFAARLMGIDIRKMSLGAIAVSAGLGALAGMVIAPISGASYDMGMMIGLKAFIAAVVGGLTNAPAAIAGAFLVGLLESFAEGYLSSGYKEAISFGLLLLVLFFMPNGLFAKMTGKRV, via the coding sequence ATGGAAGCGTGGAGCCAGTTTGTGCAGCTGTTGTTTTCCGGGCTGACGGTCGGCAGCATTTACGCGTTGGTGGCGCTCGGGTTTGTCATTACGTACAGCGTGACCGGCATTTTAAATTTGGCTCAAGGCGATTTCGCTATGTTGGGGGCGTTGTTTTGCATTACGTTGGTCAATAACGGAGTGCCGTTTGCCGCGGCCATCGGTTTGAGCATGCTTGCGGTGATGGTCGTCGGTGGGCTGTTTGAGCGGCTGGCGATTCAGCCGGCGCGCCGTTCGCCTGTCGCGGTGCTCATTATCATTACGATCGGGGCGTCGTTTGTATTCCGCGGGATCGCCTTGCTTGTTTGGGGGACGGATCCGTACGCGCTGCGCCCCTTTACGGGCCATGGGGCGCTTGAGGTGTTTGGAGCGGTCATCCAATGGCAAAGCGTCTGGGCGATCGTCATTTCGCTCGCAAGTTTTGCCGCCTTGCATCTGTTTTTTCACCGAACATACATCGGCAAGGCGGTGGCGGCCTGCGTCATCAATCCGTTTGCCGCTCGGTTGATGGGGATTGACATCCGCAAAATGTCGCTTGGCGCGATTGCCGTCAGCGCCGGTCTTGGAGCGCTGGCGGGAATGGTCATCGCCCCGATTTCGGGCGCGTCTTATGATATGGGAATGATGATCGGGCTGAAGGCGTTCATCGCCGCTGTTGTCGGGGGATTGACGAACGCCCCGGCGGCGATCGCCGGTGCGTTTCTCGTCGGGCTGCTTGAATCATTTGCGGAAGGATACTTGTCCTCGGGGTACAAAGAAGCGATCAGCTTCGGGCTGCTATTGCTTGTTCTGTTTTTCATGCCAAACGGGCTGTTTGCCAAGATGACAGGAAAACGAGTGTAA